A single region of the Triplophysa dalaica isolate WHDGS20190420 chromosome 15, ASM1584641v1, whole genome shotgun sequence genome encodes:
- the aftphb gene encoding aftiphilin isoform X1, whose protein sequence is MEPDVVRLYSSSPPPLDEVGEEEEQDEFGEFGSFCGGEVSSSSSFLEIDTPTTFNQSNALEDSPPDLSVQDLNVSGKTVRADENKLVGESQQPCVVSIQETSKNETEKYSCVEKKEKDSSEIFMNGVPSSDLQRELIISSSDQHCLPLPTCIGDNSTGEHIDNTVDGHSGLSNGYSMYLEHDIDSSVSSELDVRISEEQSLPLSNSHSYDKDTSDREDTEVRVELCNDFQLLTSCGDAEDAEGTEETGSISVSSSHVNGDGSTNSKDTAGAATSPSTDMDLISDTQLTGETTEIHESSINIETGIEADNAAFNETSNEDFGDFRDATQGLTDFSRTESVTQEGFADFVTAMSRCSTDDEFVDADTLKDFQEEDELVQEDSAGDEGAFCSELPPSDSFADFSSAPFVGLAVDEGENWASFGQQKSGEEVQDSWATFGEEEESTLQYEEKQDGVTSAPLNDNFEITGTDRDTAEFCSKIQHLFSTAFPLDVNPEISEVTEVSLLQNILQEQDPQDKIDASISFSQGHDLAMWRHLQDIHGAHGLKFKWAGSHSNRLLLDCLGIRNILFTGEKKQPIIVPMFAAGLGMLEPTRESQKSLASPALSSPVPVESGSILCTQQLVPSLTIHDDGIDPELYELTTAKMETKSAGHSITDAFTKLIESMEKTTTARKPEQNEKISEEASKIISLLPDLSFMRARVLMFPSTLTPAANHK, encoded by the exons ATGGAGCCTGATGTCGTCCGTCTGTACTCTTCCTCTCCGCCTCCATTGGATGAGGTTGGAGAGGAAGAAGAGCAGGATGAATTCGGTGAGTTTGGGAGTTTCTGTGGTGGAGAAGTGTCATCCAGCAGTAGTTTTTTAGAGATTGACACACCCACAACATTCAACCAATCAAATGCGCTAGAGGACTCGCCGCCTGACCTATCTGTGCAGGATCTCAATGTTTCGGGAAAGACTGTACGGGCTGATGAAAATAAACTGGTTGGGGAATCACAACAGCCTTGTGTCGTATCAATCCaagaaacatcaaaaaatgagACCGAGAAGTACAGTTGTGTTGAGAAGAAGGAGAAAGATTCTTCAGAGATTTTTATGAATGGTGTTCCATCCTCCGACCTCCAGAGGGAGCTCATTATTTCTAGCAGTGATCAGCACTGTCTCCCGTTACCTACTTGTATAGGAGACAACAGCACTGGTGAGCATATAGACAACACAGTTGATGGACATTCAGGTCTCAGTAATGGCTACAGTATGTATTTAGAGCATGACATAGATTCTAGTGTCAGCTCTGAATTGGATGTCAGAATATCAGAAGAACAGAGCCTGCCGCTATCTAACAGTCACTCGTACGATAAAGACACTTCAGATCGCGAAGACACAGAAGTGAGGGTAGAGCTATGCAATGACTTCCAGTTATTGACTTCCTGTGGAGATGCAGAGGATGCTGAGGGAACAGAAGAGACAGGGAGTATCTCAGTCTCCTCTAGTCATGTTAATGGTGATGGGTCAACAAACTCTAAAGACACAGCTGGAGCAGCAACATCCCCCTCAACAGATATGGATCTTATCTCTGATACACAGCTGACTGGAGAAACGACTGAAATACATGAATCTTCAATTAACATAGAGACGGGGATAGAAGCAGACAATGCGGCTTTTAATGAAACCTCCAATGAGGACTTTGGAGATTTCAGAGATGCAACTCAGGGTTTAACAGACTTCAGCCGGACTGAATCTGTAACCCAGGAGGGGTTCGCTGATTTTGTCACAGCAATGTCCAGGTGCTCCACAGATGATGAGTTTGTTGATGCGGACACGCTGAAGGACTTTCAGGAGGAAGATGAGCTAGTCCAAGAGGACAGTGCTGGAGATGAGGGAGCTTTTTGTTCAGAGTTGCCACCTAGTGACAGTTTTGCAGATTTTAGTTCAGCTCCGTTTGTTGGTTTGGCGGTGGATGAGGGCGAGAACTGGGCTTCGTTTGGACAGCAGAAAAGTGGAGAAGAAGTTCAGGATTCATGGGCAACTTTtggggaggaggaggagagtACTTTACAATACGAAGAAAAACAAGATGGTGTTACTTCAGCACCCCTTAATGACAACTTCGAGATCACCGGAACAGACAGAGACACA GCTGAATTCTGCTCCAAAATACAGCATCTCTTTAGTACAGCCTTTCCTTTAGATGTCAATCCTGAAATCAGTGAGGTCACAGAAGTCTCACTCCTCCAGAACATCCTGCAGGAACAGGATCCCCAGGACAAAATTGATGCGAGTATCTCCTTTTCTCAGGG GCATGATTTGGCCATGTGGCGTCACCTTCAGGACATTCACGGTGCGCATGGCCTCAAGTTCAAGTGGGCAGGTTCCCATAGCAACAGACTGTTGCTGGATTGCCTAGGAATCAGAAATATT TTGTTCACTGGGGAGAAGAAGCAGCCAATAATTGTGCCTATGTTTGCTGCCGGACTG GGAATGCTGGAACCCACCAGAGAATCTCAAAAATCTCTCGCCTCACCTGCACTTTCTTCACCCGTTCCTGTGGAGAGTGGAAGTATTTTATGCACTCAG CAGTTGGTGCCATCTTTGACCATTCACGATGACG GCATTGATCCAGAGTTGTATGAGCTGACAACAGCTAAAATGGAGACAAAAAGTGCTGGTCACAGCATTACAGATGCCTTCACCAAACTAATAGAATCTATGGAGAAAACCACAACAGCCAG GAAGCcggaacaaaatgaaaaaataagtgaAGAAGCATCAAAGATCATCTCACTTCTCCCTGATCTGTCCTTTATGCGGGCCAGGGTTCTTATGTTTCCTTCTACCCTAACTCCAGCAGCCAAtcataaataa
- the aftphb gene encoding aftiphilin isoform X2: MEPDVVRLYSSSPPPLDEVGEEEEQDEFGEFGSFCGGEVSSSSSFLEIDTPTTFNQSNALEDSPPDLSVQDLNVSGKTVRADENKLVGESQQPCVVSIQETSKNETEKYSCVEKKEKDSSEIFMNGVPSSDLQRELIISSSDQHCLPLPTCIGDNSTGEHIDNTVDGHSGLSNGYSMYLEHDIDSSVSSELDVRISEEQSLPLSNSHSYDKDTSDREDTEVRVELCNDFQLLTSCGDAEDAEGTEETGSISVSSSHVNGDGSTNSKDTAGAATSPSTDMDLISDTQLTGETTEIHESSINIETGIEADNAAFNETSNEDFGDFRDATQGLTDFSRTESVTQEGFADFVTAMSRCSTDDEFVDADTLKDFQEEDELVQEDSAGDEGAFCSELPPSDSFADFSSAPFVGLAVDEGENWASFGQQKSGEEVQDSWATFGEEEESTLQYEEKQDGVTSAPLNDNFEITGTDRDTAEFCSKIQHLFSTAFPLDVNPEISEVTEVSLLQNILQEQDPQDKIDASISFSQGHDLAMWRHLQDIHGAHGLKFKWAGSHSNRLLLDCLGIRNILFTGEKKQPIIVPMFAAGLGMLEPTRESQKSLASPALSSPVPVESGSILCTQLVPSLTIHDDGIDPELYELTTAKMETKSAGHSITDAFTKLIESMEKTTTARKPEQNEKISEEASKIISLLPDLSFMRARVLMFPSTLTPAANHK, translated from the exons ATGGAGCCTGATGTCGTCCGTCTGTACTCTTCCTCTCCGCCTCCATTGGATGAGGTTGGAGAGGAAGAAGAGCAGGATGAATTCGGTGAGTTTGGGAGTTTCTGTGGTGGAGAAGTGTCATCCAGCAGTAGTTTTTTAGAGATTGACACACCCACAACATTCAACCAATCAAATGCGCTAGAGGACTCGCCGCCTGACCTATCTGTGCAGGATCTCAATGTTTCGGGAAAGACTGTACGGGCTGATGAAAATAAACTGGTTGGGGAATCACAACAGCCTTGTGTCGTATCAATCCaagaaacatcaaaaaatgagACCGAGAAGTACAGTTGTGTTGAGAAGAAGGAGAAAGATTCTTCAGAGATTTTTATGAATGGTGTTCCATCCTCCGACCTCCAGAGGGAGCTCATTATTTCTAGCAGTGATCAGCACTGTCTCCCGTTACCTACTTGTATAGGAGACAACAGCACTGGTGAGCATATAGACAACACAGTTGATGGACATTCAGGTCTCAGTAATGGCTACAGTATGTATTTAGAGCATGACATAGATTCTAGTGTCAGCTCTGAATTGGATGTCAGAATATCAGAAGAACAGAGCCTGCCGCTATCTAACAGTCACTCGTACGATAAAGACACTTCAGATCGCGAAGACACAGAAGTGAGGGTAGAGCTATGCAATGACTTCCAGTTATTGACTTCCTGTGGAGATGCAGAGGATGCTGAGGGAACAGAAGAGACAGGGAGTATCTCAGTCTCCTCTAGTCATGTTAATGGTGATGGGTCAACAAACTCTAAAGACACAGCTGGAGCAGCAACATCCCCCTCAACAGATATGGATCTTATCTCTGATACACAGCTGACTGGAGAAACGACTGAAATACATGAATCTTCAATTAACATAGAGACGGGGATAGAAGCAGACAATGCGGCTTTTAATGAAACCTCCAATGAGGACTTTGGAGATTTCAGAGATGCAACTCAGGGTTTAACAGACTTCAGCCGGACTGAATCTGTAACCCAGGAGGGGTTCGCTGATTTTGTCACAGCAATGTCCAGGTGCTCCACAGATGATGAGTTTGTTGATGCGGACACGCTGAAGGACTTTCAGGAGGAAGATGAGCTAGTCCAAGAGGACAGTGCTGGAGATGAGGGAGCTTTTTGTTCAGAGTTGCCACCTAGTGACAGTTTTGCAGATTTTAGTTCAGCTCCGTTTGTTGGTTTGGCGGTGGATGAGGGCGAGAACTGGGCTTCGTTTGGACAGCAGAAAAGTGGAGAAGAAGTTCAGGATTCATGGGCAACTTTtggggaggaggaggagagtACTTTACAATACGAAGAAAAACAAGATGGTGTTACTTCAGCACCCCTTAATGACAACTTCGAGATCACCGGAACAGACAGAGACACA GCTGAATTCTGCTCCAAAATACAGCATCTCTTTAGTACAGCCTTTCCTTTAGATGTCAATCCTGAAATCAGTGAGGTCACAGAAGTCTCACTCCTCCAGAACATCCTGCAGGAACAGGATCCCCAGGACAAAATTGATGCGAGTATCTCCTTTTCTCAGGG GCATGATTTGGCCATGTGGCGTCACCTTCAGGACATTCACGGTGCGCATGGCCTCAAGTTCAAGTGGGCAGGTTCCCATAGCAACAGACTGTTGCTGGATTGCCTAGGAATCAGAAATATT TTGTTCACTGGGGAGAAGAAGCAGCCAATAATTGTGCCTATGTTTGCTGCCGGACTG GGAATGCTGGAACCCACCAGAGAATCTCAAAAATCTCTCGCCTCACCTGCACTTTCTTCACCCGTTCCTGTGGAGAGTGGAAGTATTTTATGCACTCAG TTGGTGCCATCTTTGACCATTCACGATGACG GCATTGATCCAGAGTTGTATGAGCTGACAACAGCTAAAATGGAGACAAAAAGTGCTGGTCACAGCATTACAGATGCCTTCACCAAACTAATAGAATCTATGGAGAAAACCACAACAGCCAG GAAGCcggaacaaaatgaaaaaataagtgaAGAAGCATCAAAGATCATCTCACTTCTCCCTGATCTGTCCTTTATGCGGGCCAGGGTTCTTATGTTTCCTTCTACCCTAACTCCAGCAGCCAAtcataaataa
- the rlf gene encoding zinc finger protein Rlf — MCAYAPWLPVNMADENAEAELDWSGQPTLLDEDTFFAMEGLQATLQQLEAELRQKDISEQSSTEYCDNFCQALMHFAGSRNSVEDGLALLEVYCLSINCFAAARPHLTADSPSVTLVLKRLALSCLELLLSVPHNEIPLEAWLQFHGSVQAAHEAMLQYGSTDLQALLNITGEGGAWNNPVLVSLLTGQPTDPDEVNDYLVLEGEGFMEMRIKHLEKVGEVEKALILNKACANCSLLPNQATFRQTFVTQLCQMLPSEEAIIEICRIDGKDVLDLICNMETEGDENTAFILCTTYFTQQLQQESLYCAWELTLLWSKLQRRIDTSLESFFERCLQFGAIAKTIYHLLFLIRVIQTEAMQLGLAISVELCVKAFRLPRQEELDASTMVCKTVACLLPEDLEVRRACQLTEFLLSPCQEAFNILEELYAQPDQKYDEENGIIPNFLRCELLLSLKAHWPFDPEFWDWKTLKRHCVGLLGQEPEEEVEDEAVPEEQCNLETSLNEQVETEEEDKGEINELGSPEQEHTAENADMEKEQESLNKKNGQQYKVLCKICHKEMVEVRICHHAKKHVENDVWTCPVCLQKFKSRPEFVQHSKKHIQMPSRVRHFKKKKVKKKVVGLKNNFREDGFDDLEPGQIPLDPSLAMYYQSTHDPVVLEHILEQAASVPKKQVEDDYITFDYISTYFKLQDRDVYQCPATACSKNFKLFKYLGVHLKNEHDSEDPNVKHYLQMKDCREKCTFCRKTFMTPYHHRTHRQVHYGEHPYICVVAGCGARFDTTTELVVHKQSHGFRLSYRCELKGCSFSYCDLGQLYHHEAQHFRDAAYTCTGPGCKQFFYSCKEFVKHLATHGITFTDKDFEMQRKVKRKVLLPVVGDNTGSELENNAQKSLSSPRLECSESKATLTCVAVCFDGKKFTCGLKRCGRNFTTTRELQRHLKNAHKDEFNKEDNLCKKKVQTKESQSQDNKLHKNNHNGILSGSSSEESNQEKAVSPVAESVDCDTALSNVQLSATLSEIMQGFSQLSITSSSARHAGRNSHRSVSASNLPVFVLAPTLNVKSPAKAPPSNKTELRSHVPASDSKRIPTKETTEKLDEKKDSVNEKQEEQHDQPATKPYTCEAESCCYQSVSIRTLMQHYIKVHHYSEEDVKEMNLFKSETFKTSETPENSKDKVSQQDQSQSEFLLQATTKPYTCEAKSCQYQSVASQSLRHHYIKIHGYSEEVVKEMEVFKSQTFRPFKCHLCSKNYRNKKQLKIHYINIHHIKKAIVAQMSCTFKGNLGGKAPLLSSSEKEKSSSKSFKTGEVKAQRSDNHIWQQRCQKREGKVDRKNGKVKSEKTRPERSDSSSTQEPVISEGKATFDDRGSSRPVTKGNLSYILNKYNKSFHCVHNNCKAAFSARKGLARHLKFVHHYNPSKLCFPCDQKGCDKQFSIYSSLARHYRKEHNLSQKLYSSKKLSATSEEPIPMFKCTYANCNQSYHLKSSLLRHTSQFHQNQSPDSDFKPSYNKQVFYQHCDPSDSLVVRLQSNPKKDESISGCQTKLIISPPSQQSKDSPPRQSLRFGQEDPTMTKSENFEPCKETKEETDEAPVQLKSPRKSTLDQIVYRAHEEALQMCQDRCQPAAFPCMVQNCDSVVTRMSSLHRHYIRCHKFSRKQLMDNADKLCYTTEQLEEIIQTKSAVSAIPDLTRIPSGVLKMEYQSEPATPGGPSLPMSLHSIKTESMGQDAIGISGEPCPDSGLLIAADDLLYRESSGHPEELILEEGESHKEKSELTAPPLIRPPPLDLSPPSTIRIAVDDNSVEPSVKDNCNKTVNIPSAVSISVPNPTRQPLRWKNELSEPPPMAPHSPISKDPLTHSLAPQSFDIGTYKPMGFESSFLKFIKEKEEEIKFDRQWTAVVTTPCLKPDPPRRRDCFRRSCSVKENNRSGAAISRNRKFRSSPLRHLISKGDCTSIQNLRLILERALRGCGDQAIKQLQFLKPVVVLERPKSSASILDLLPSETKV; from the exons atgtgTGCGTACGCGCCGTGGCTGCCAGTTAACATGGCGGATGAGAACGCAGAAGCGGAGCTCGACTGGAGCGGCCAACCAACCCTGCTCGACGAGGACACATTTTTCGCCATGGAGGGTCTCCAAGCCACCCTTCAGCAACTCGAGGCCGAGCTTCGGCAGAAAGACATTTCTGAGCAGTCGTCCACCGAGTATTGCGATAACTTCTGTCAG GCTCTAATGCACTTTGCCGGGAGCAGGAATTCAGTGGAAGATGGATTGGCTCTATTGGAAGTCTACTGTCTGTCAATCAACTGTTTTGCTGCGGCTAGGCCTCATCTCACAGCTGATTCTCCCAGTGTTACCCTTGTGCTAAAAAGACTTGCGTT GAGTTGCCTTGAATTGTTGTTGTCAGTGCCTCATAATGAAATACCTCTGGAAGCTTGGCTGCAATTCCATGGCTCAGTTCAG GCAGCTCACGAGGCCATGTTGCAGTATGGAAGTACAGATCTACAAGCCTTGCTAAACATAACAGGGGAGGGTGGTGCATGGAATAACCCTGTCCTGGTCTCACTTCTTACGGGCCAGCCCACAGACCCAGATGAGG TAAATGACTATCTTGTTCTGGAGGGAGAGGGTTTCATGGAAATGCGGATAAAACATCTTGAGAAAGTAGGGGAGGTGGAGAAGGCCCTTATTCTTAACAAAGCCTGTGCTAACTGCAGCCTCCTGCCCAACCAGGCCACCTTTCGCCAAACCTTTGTCACCCAACTGTGCCAGATGTTGCCTAGTGAGGAAGCAATTATAGAG ATTTGTAGAATAGATGGTAAGGATGTTCTGGATCTTATTTGCAACATGGAAACTGAGGGGGATGAGAACACAGCCTTCATTCTGTGCACAACCTATTTCACACAACAGCTACAGCAAGAGAGCTTGTATTGCGCCTG GGAGTTAACCCTTCTTTGGAGCAAACTTCAGAGAAGAATTGATACTTCTCTTGAATCGTTTTTTGAACGCTGCCTTCAGTTTGGAGCCATTGCAAAGACTATCTACCATCTCCTTTTCCTGATTCGTGTAATTCAGACAGAG gCAATGCAACTTGGCCTAGCAATTTCAGTTGAACTGTGTGTGAAGGCTTTTCGGCTTCCACGGCAAGAAGAATTAGATGCTAGTACAATGGTCTGCAAAACAGTAGCATGTCTTCTTCCTGAGGATCTTGAAGTGAGACGTGCTTGCCAGCTCACAGAATTCCTCTTAAGTCCCTGTCAGGAAGCCTTTAACATCCTCGAGGAGCTTTACGCGCAACCAGATCAAAAGTATGATGAGGAGAATGGCATTATTCCAAACTTCTTGCGATGCGAGTTGCTACTCTCTCTGAAAGCACACTGGCCTTTTGACCCTGAATTTTGGGACTGGAAAACATTGAAGCGGCATTGCGTAGGATTACTTGGGCAGGAACCTGAGGAAGAGGTGGAGGATGAAGCAGTGCCTGAGGAGCAATGTAATCTAGAAACAAGTTTAAATGAACAAGTGGAAACGGAGGAGGAAGATAAGGGTGAAATAAATGAACTCGGCAGCCCTGAACAAGAACATACAGCGGAAAATGCGGATATGGAAAAAGAACAGGAAAGCTTAAACAAAAAGAATGGACAACAGTATAAAGTTCTCTGCAAGATATGCCATAAAGAAATGGTTGAAGTACGAATCTGTCATCACGCTAAAAAACATGTGGAGAACGATGTGTGGACATGCCCTGTTTGTCTACAAAAGTTCAAAAGTAGACCGGAGTTTGTGCAACACtccaaaaaacatattcagatGCCCTCAAGGGTCCGAcacttcaaaaagaaaaaagtgaagAAGAAGGTGGTTGGCCTGAAAAACAATTTCAGGGAAGATGGTTTCGATGACCTAGAGCCTGGTCAGATTCCTTTAGATCCTTCCCTGGCCATGTACTATCAGTCCACCCATGATCCTGTTGTATTGGAACATATATTAGAACAAGCAGCCAGTGTGCCTAAAAAACAAGTAGAAGATGACTATATCACATTTGACTACATCAGCACATACTTCAAGCTACAGGACCGTGATGTTTACCAGTGTCCAGCTACTGCCTGCTCAAAGAACTTCAAACTCTTCAAGTACTTGGGTGTGCACCTTAAAAATGAGCATGATAGCGAAGACCCCAATGTTAAACATTACCTTCAGATGAAAGACTGTCGGGAGAAGTGCACTTTTTGCAGGAAGACCTTCATGACTCCCTACCACCATCGCACGCACCGGCAGGTTCATTATGGAGAGCATCCTTACATTTGTGTGGTGGCTGGATGCGGGGCTCGTTTCGATACCACAACTGAACTTGTCGTGCATAAACAAAGTCATGGATTTCGTTTGTCCTACAGGTGCGAGCTGAAAGGCTGTAGTTTCTCTTACTGTGACCTCGGGCAGCTCTACCACCATGAGGCACAACACTTTCGCGATGCTGCTTACACTTGCACCGGTCCAGGGTGCAAGCAGTTTTTTTACTCCTGCAAAGAATTTGTAAAGCACTTAGCCACCCATGGCATTACTTTCACTGACAAAGACTTTGAGATGCAGAGGAAGGTGAAAAGAAAAGTTTTGCTGCCAGTTGTTGGAGATAATACGGGATCCGAATTAGAAAACAATGCCCAAAAAAGTCTATCTTCGCCACGCTTGGAATGTAGTGAATCTAAGGCCACGTTGACTTGTGTGGCTGTCTGCTTCGATGGCAAAAAATTTACTTGTGGCTTAAAAAGGTGTGGAAGGAACTTCACTACCACCAGAGAACTTCAGAGGCACTTGAAAAATGCCCATAAAGACGAATTTAATAAGGAAGATAACTTATGCAAGAAAAAAGTACAAACAAAGGAGTCTCAGTCTCAAGACAATAAATTGCATAAAAATAACCATAATGGCATTCTAAGCGGTTCATCTTCAGAGGAATCGAATCAAGAAAAGGCTGTGTCACCTGTGGCTGAATCTGTAGATTGTGACACAGCCCTTTCAAACGTGCAACTCAGTGCAACACTTTCTGAGATCATGCAAGGTTTTAGTCAGCTAAGCATTACTTCTTCCAGTGCACGACATGCTGGACGTAATTCACACAGATCTGTTTCAGCTTCTAATTTGCCAGTGTTTGTATTGGCCCCTACCTTGAATGTAAAGTCACCTGCCAAAGCACCACCAAGCAACAAAACTGAGTTGAGATCTCACGTACCAGCTAGTGATTCAAAGAGAATCCCAACCAAGGAGACAACAGAAAAGCttgatgaaaaaaaagattctgtTAATGAGAAGCAGGAGGAACAACATGATCAGCCCGCAACCAAGCCTTACACATGTGAAGCTGAAAGCTGCTGCTACCAAAGTGTTTCCATTCGCACTCTAATGCAGCACTATATTAAGGTTCATCATTACTCTGAGGAGGATGTTAAAGAGATGAACCTGTTTAAGTCGGAAACATTCAAAACTTCTGAAACCCCTGAAAACAGTAAAGATAAGGTGTCGCAGCAGGATCAATCGCAGAGCGAGTTTCTTCTGCAGGCCACAACAAAACCTTACACCTGTGAGGCCAAATCATGCCAATACCAGAGTGTTGCAAGTCAATCTTTAAGACACCACTATATTAAGATTCATGGCTATTCTGAGGAAGTTGTTAAAGAGATGGAAGTGTTTAAGTCACAAACATTTAGGCCTTTCAAGTGCCATCTCTGCTCCAAGAACTACAGAAACAAGAAACAACTTAAAATTCACTATATAAATATCCATCACATTAAAAAAGCTATTGTTGCACAGATGAGCTGCACGTTTAAAGGGAATCTGGGTGGAAAAGCACCCCTTTTGTCCTCATCGGAAAAAGAAAAGTCGTCCTCAAAGTCTTTTAAGACGGGTGAGGTTAAAGCCCAAAGAAGTGACAATCACATTTGGCAACAGAGATGCCAAAAAAGAGAGGGCAAAGTAGATAGGAAAAACGGCAAAGTTAAGTCTGAGAAGACACGGCCGGAGAGAAGTGACAGTTCATCAACGCAGGAGCCGGTCATTTCGGAAGGTAAAGCAACATTTGATGATAGGGGAAGTAGCCGCCCGGTGACAAAGGGAAATCTGAGCTACATcctaaataaatacaacaaatcCTTTCACTGCGTACACAATAACTGCAAAGCTGCATTCTCTGCTAGAAAAGGTCTTGCGAGACACCTTAAGTTTGTACATCACTATAACCCTTCAAAATTGTGCTTCCCATGCGATCAAAAAGGATGTGATAAGCAGTTCAGCATCTACTCTAGTCTTGCTCGTCACTACCGCAAAGAGCACAACCTAAGCCAGAAATTGTATTCTTCAAAAAAACTGTCCGCTACATCGGAGGAGCCCATACCGATGTTTAAGTGTACCTATGCTAACTGCAACCAGTCCTACCATCTCAAAAGCAGCCTCTTGCGTCATACAAGCCAGTTTCACCAGAACCAATCTCCTGACTCTGACTTTAAGCCAAGCTATAACAAACAAGTTTTTTATCAACATTGTGATCCATCTGATTCCCTCGTTGTGCGACTTCAAAGTAACCCTAAAAAAGATGAGTCGATTAGTGGATGCCAAACAAAGCTGATCATCTCACCCCCCTCCCAACAGTCAAAAGACTCACCTCCCAGGCAGTCTTTGAGGTTCGGTCAAGAGGATCCAACAATGACGAAGTCTGAGAACTTCGAACCCTGTAAAGAAACGAAAGAGGAGACGGATGAAGCACCTGTACAACTGAAATCCCCAAGAAAAAGTACATTAGATCAAATTGTCTATCGAGCACATGAGGAGGCATTGCAGATGTGCCAAGATCGCTGCCAGCCTGCGGCCTTCCCTTGCATGGTTCAGAACTGTGACTCAGTGGTGACGAGGATGAGTAGTCTGCATCGACATTACATCAGGTGTCACAAATTTTCACGCAAACAGTTGATGGACAATGCCGACAAGTTGTGTTACACTACTGAGCAGCTAGAGGAGATTATACAGACGAAATCGGCAGTGTCTGCCATTCCCGATTTAACAAGGATTCCAAGCGGTGTTCTCAAAATGGAGTATCAATCCGAGCCGGCAACTCCAGGTGGCCCGTCACTGCCGATGAGCCTCCATTCGATCAAAACCGAATCGATGGGTCAGGATGCGATCGGGATTTCAGGAGAGCCATGTCCTGACAGCGGTTTGCTAATTGCTGCGGATGACTTGCTCTATCGAGAATCAAGTGGGCATCCTGAAGAGCTCATTTTGGAGGAGGGTGAAAGCCACAAAGAAAAGTCAGAGTTAACAGCTCCTCCTCTTATACGCCCTCCACCGCTTGACCTGTCTCCACCCTCTACTATCAGAATAGCTGTTGATGACAATTCAGTAGAACCCTCTGTCAAAGACAATTGTAATAAAACTGTTAATATTCCCTCCGCTGTTTCAATTTCAGTTCCCAACCCAACTCGGCAGCCCCTCAGATGGAAGAATGAACTTTCCGAACCACCACCCATGGCCCCTCATTCGCCAATCTCAAAGGATCCCTTAACTCACAGTTTAGCTCCACAATCTTTTGACATCGGGACTTACAAACCGATGGGCTTTGAGTCGTCGTTCTTAAAGTTTATTAAGGAGAAGGAAGAGGAGATCAAATTTGACAGGCAGTGGACTGCAGTTGTTACTACTCCGTGCCTCAAACCTGATCCACCACGTCGACGAGATTGTTTCCGGCGGAGCTGCTCTGTCAAGGAGAACAATCGAAGTGGAGCTGCAATCTCGCGGAACCGCAAGTTTCGGTCATCACCACTTAGACATTTGATCTCTAAAGGAGATTGTACATCCATTCAGAATCTCCGCCTCATATTGGAGAGGGCTTTAAGGGGCTGTGGTGACCAAGCTATTAAACAGCTTCAGTTTTTGAAGCCTGTGGTGGTTCTGGAAAGACCCAAGTCCTCTGCTTCTATTCTTGATCTCCTACCATCCGAAACGAAAGTATAA
- the LOC130436812 gene encoding dynein light chain Tctex-type 1-like has product MDEFQSAEETTFVVDEITTIIKETVESIIGNSPFQHNRTNSWTSSIIESSLNQLSKLGKPFKYIVTCIIMQRNGAGLHTANSCFWDNAIDGSCTVRWENNTVYCIVSVFGLAI; this is encoded by the exons ATGGACGAGTTTCAATCTGCTGAGGAG ACTACATTTGTTGTGGACGagataacaacaataatcaaaGAG actGTCGAAAGCATCATAGGAAACAGCCCTTTCCAACACAATCGCACCAACAGCTGGACATCAAGCATAATAGAGTCCAGTCTAAACCAGCTATCTAAATTGGGAAAGCCCTTTAAGTACATAG TGACATGTATAATAATGCAGAGAAATGGGGCAGGTTTGCACACCGCCAACTCATGTTTCTGGGACAACGCTATAGATG GGAGCTGCACAGTACGCTGGGAGAACAACACTGTGTACTGCATTGTTAGTGTTTTTGGTCTTGCCATTTAA